In Aedes albopictus strain Foshan chromosome 3, AalbF5, whole genome shotgun sequence, the following are encoded in one genomic region:
- the LOC109408611 gene encoding mitoguardin (The sequence of the model RefSeq protein was modified relative to this genomic sequence to represent the inferred CDS: added 48 bases not found in genome assembly) — MSVSRLLPFNLTTSQKVIIVSVTAGVAVLGAIASYLGRRRTPRPQQRRLRKPGGRKTRNSVRSPNDIISLAGSKASARSYSPGGSIIHGVSDRMSLASGSLAGGGAGANAGSIIGASTPLTPQQLGVMGMEALETVISYWEDALTDRGGVDLPSRITADQEEFCRELQNLLDAAYNLQEQGELLFLDERSVLFRDDEKKSAAAGGSLSNGHRSSSDPNFDSAESFASALDQVADLREFEDYGEVFSDVENYPLYQSALELLDDQPIPCRTIRTDMVGCNSDAEYYAKLHCIRLAFQLLFKDPKNCRWVADTGRQVLTDLLCLGDKDPKDFLVAYESMLEFLQNQDNWQDIELELESRNVKAMTFYDIVLDFIILDAFRDLDSPPNSVLAVIQNRFLSNSFKETALTTAVWSVLKAKKRMLKFPNGFMSHFYCVTEQLSPLMVWGFFGPDEDLKEVCKYFKEQMVSFMVDIYNFQKCRYTTVEELAEDILSIMKLRVNNIGVKFNQ; from the exons GTGATCATCGTTTCCGTAACTGCGGGTGTGGCCGTACTCGGCGCTATTGCTAGCTATCTGGGTCGTCGGAGAACCCCGAGGCCACAGCAGCGAAGACTTCGGAAACCAGGTGGCCGAAAAACTCGAAACAGCGTTCGAAGTCCTAACGATATTATCTCACTCGCGGGATCTAAGGCGTCCGCTCGATCGTACAGTCCCGGTGGATCCATCATCCATGGCGTATCGGATCGTATGTCATTGGCTTCCGGTTCGCTGGCCGGAGGAGGTGCTGGGGCCAATGCCGGATCGATTATCGGGGCATCGACACCGCTCACTCCGCAACAGCTTGGGGTAATGGGAATGGAAGCGCTGGAAACGGTCATCAGCTATTGGGAAGACGCTCTAACGGATCGGGGCGGCGTGGATTTGCCCTCAAGAATCACTGCCGATCAGGAAGAATTTTGCCGAGAGTTGCAAAATTTGTTGGACGCAGCGTACAATCTACAGGAGCAGGGAGAGTTGCTGTTCTTGGATGAGCGATCGGTCCTGTTTCGAGATGACGAGAAAAAATCGGCGGCAGCTGGCGGAAGTCTTTCCAACGGCCACCGATCCAGCTCGGATCCAAACTTCGACTCCGCCGAGAGCTTTGCGTCTGCCTTGGATCAG GTTGCCGATCTTCGGGAGTTCGAAGACTACGGTGAAGTCTTTTCCGACGTGGAAAACTACCCTCTCTATCAGAGTGCCCTGGAGCTGTTGGACGATCAACCCATTCCCTGCCGAACCATCCGAACCGATATGGTCGGGTGCAATTCGGACGCGGAATACTACGCGAAACTGCATTGCATTCGACTTGCCTTCCAGTTACTATTTAAG GATCCAAAGAACTGCCGCTGGGTCGCGGACACCGGCCGCCAGGTGCTGACCGACTTGCTCTGCCTGGGCGACAAGGACCCGAAAGACTTCCTCGTGGCGTACGAATCcatgctggagttcctccagaaccaGGACAACTGGCAGGACATCGAGCTGGAGCTGGAATCCCGGAACGTCAAGGCCATGACCTTCTACGACATTGTGCTCGATTTCATCATTCTGGACGCCTTCCGGGATTTGGACTCTCCGCCGAACAGTGTCCTCGCGGTCATCCAGAACCGATTCCTGTCGAATAGCTTTAAGGAGACGGCTTTGACCACGGCCGTGTGGTCCGTGCTGAAGGCCAAGAAACGGATGCTGAAGTTCCCCAATGGGTTCATGTCGCACTTTTACTGCGTCACCGAGCAGTTGTCGCCTCTGATGGTCTGGGGATTCTTCGGACCGGACGAGGACCTCAAGGAGGTGTGTAAATACTTCAAAGAACAAATGGTTAGCTTTATGGTGGACATCTACAACTTCCAAAAGTGCCGGTACACTACGGTGGAAGAGCTGGCAGAGGACATTCTGTCCATCATGAAGCTCAGGGTGAACAACATAGGCGTCAAGTTCAATCAGTAA